A region of the bacterium genome:
ATAATTCTTTTACAAAGTCACAAACTTCTTTTTTAGCCACATCCTCTTCAACATTATACTCATTACAAATGATGTAAATAATCTCTTTGATAGTCATTTTCCCATCTGCAAGTTCCCATATTCTAGTTCCTACTTCATTTAAGGAATGTAGAATTCCTTCTTCTGGAGACAAAATCGTGGCATTATTGTCAATTATCCTAAATGCTGTATTCATACTTCTAACTACATAACTATTGATCATTTTTTATACACCTCCAAAAAGATTTATTAGGTAAGAAATGTAGTTCATAACAGGGAATTTTTTCTACCAAATTACAGCATAAAGTAAACAATTTGTTACTTATCTCACTTCTATGAGAAAAAAATATGATATTTGGCATAATTTCTACTACAGCCTTATATGGAGATAATTTTTTTAGATATACATCTTTATCTTTTTTTAATAGGAAAATTTTCTTAATCTCCGAAGAAATGTTAACATTATTCCCTTCCTCCCATAACATCCCCCAAAATGGAACTCCAAATATTTTATATCTTCTATTAATGTTGCGAATAAGAGTTATTTCATCGGTCAACAAAATTGTATCATCTTTTAATAAGTTAGCTATTGTTGACTTTCCTGCTTCAGAGGGGCCACAAAATACAAATCCTTCCTTGGAATCAATTACACTTGATGCATGTAACAAGATTCCTTCATAATATTTTGGGAATAACCAACCAGCACACATCCGTAAGAAATTTTCTACTCCCTCTATCTCTATTTCCTGAAGTTTTAATTCTCCTTCATTTCTTCTAAAATCTATTATTCCTGAAAAATCCCACCTAAAAACGAAAATTTTGTCTTTTTTAGAGATAATTTTCAATTCCCGAAGTTCCTTCAATTTAATGTTCTTTTTAACTTGTACATCTATTATAAAATTAGGTTCTTTCATTGATAAAAAAGTATTATATTTTCTTTTAATTAAATCCATCAACTCATAATTATCACCTCTAAAAACAAAACATATTTCTCCAATTTCTATAGTTACCTTATTATAACCACAAATTTCATTTTGAAGTTTATAACTCTTCACTTCTTGCATTTATGACCTTCCTTTCTCCTTAACTATATTTTCATCTCATAGATTCGGTATCTTTTATATAACTTACCTCCCATTTTCTCTGCTGCTCTTTGGGTTAATATATTATCCTCCAGGATCCATGAAAACTCACATTGCTGATAACCTTTTTTTAAGGCTATTTTTAACGATTCTAAGTAGAGCAACGCCTCAAATCCTCTTCTTCTATATTCGGGTTTAACTCCCATAGCTATCACACGCAAACTCTTAATCTTTCGGAGTCGCCATAATAATTTTATTGTATCCCACCAGTGTTTATTCAAATTTCTTAACGCCTCGTTATAATTAGGCAAAGTCATAACAAATCCTGCAAAATTGCCTTTCACTTCTAAAATAAGTAGTAACTCTGGAACAAGTAAAGATTTTAATCGTTTTGCCATATACATAATCTCTTCATCTGTCATTGGGACGAAACCCCAGTTGTCACGCCAACTGGTATTATAAATCTCTTTAATTATATTTATCTCTTGCGCA
Encoded here:
- a CDS encoding PqqD family protein, which produces MINSYVVRSMNTAFRIIDNNATILSPEEGILHSLNEVGTRIWELADGKMTIKEIIYIICNEYNVEEDVAKKEVCDFVKELCNKKLIVLEMI